The following proteins are co-located in the Vigna angularis cultivar LongXiaoDou No.4 chromosome 2, ASM1680809v1, whole genome shotgun sequence genome:
- the LOC108347916 gene encoding serine/threonine-protein kinase Nek4, with protein MEQYEILEQIGKGAFGSALLVRHRHEKKMYVLKKIRLARQTDRTRRSAHQEMELISKVRNPFIVEYKDSWVEKGCFVCIIIGYCEGGDMAEAIKKAKGVNFSEEKLCKWLVQLLMALDYLHGNHILHRDVKCSNIFLTKDRDIRLGDFGLAKMLTSDDLASSVVGTPSYMCPELLADIPYGSKSDIWSLGCCIYEMAAHKPAFKALDIQSLINKINKCIVAPLPTMYTAAFRGLVKSMLRKNPELRPTASELLNHPHLQPYIHKIHLKLNSPRRSTFPFQWPEPNYVRRTRFVEPESVSTLSDQDKCLSFSKDRALNPSISGTEQVSQCSTQRAHGLSTCSEEKIYELSVGCVGNKYNPGTKFSTVERTPRLRAVTVSATAKRQTMAPSKTTYPGPDRDSLPASKGPSGRFSSPTRARATTNLYTNFCVLGSVDSPNVSVNAPRIDKMAEYPMAYSEDPFFPVRGPSSTSARFSSSSTRSTADCSITMVKCTIQEDKVTVPNIISDACPGPKATQCPSEHVKACVSIRSSAEVDQRRFDTSSYQQRAEALEGLLEFSARLLQQQRFDELGVLLKPFGPEKVSPRETAIWLTKSFKETVV; from the exons ATGGAGCAGTACGAAATTCTAGAACAAATTGGCAAGGGTGCATTTGGTTCTGCTCTGCTTGTGAGGCATAGGCAcgaaaagaaaat GTATGTTCTTAAAAAGATTCGTCTTGCTCGTCAAACTGACAGAACCCGTAGATCTGCCCACCAGGAG ATGGAGCTTATATCTAAAGTTCGAAATCCATTTATTGTGGAGTATAAAGATTCCTGGGTGGAAAAG GGTTGTTTTGTATGTATCATCATTGGCTATTGTGAAGGAGGGGATAT GGCTGAAGCTATCAAAAAGGCTAAGGGTGTCAACTTTTCTGAAGAG AAACTTTGCAAGTGGCTCGTTCAATTGCTGATGGCTCTTGATTACTTGCATGGAAATCATATCCTTCATCGTGACGTCAAG tgttcaaatatatttttgacaaAAGATCGAGATATACGTCTAG GGGACTTTGGTCTTGCTAAAATGTTGACATCTGATGATCTTGCTTCCTCA GTCGTTGGGACTCCCAGTTATATGTGCCCAGAGCTTCTTGCTGATATACCCTATGGCTCTAAGTCAGATATCTGGTCTTTGG GATGCTGTATCTATGAAATGGCTGCTCACAAGCCAGCATTTAAAGCACTT GACATACAATCATTgattaacaaaataaacaagTGTATAGTAGCTCCCCTGCCAACTATGTATACTGCTGCTTT TCGAGGGCTCGTCAAAAGTATGCTGCGGAAAAATCCAGAGCTGAGGCCAACT GCTTCAGAATTACTAAATCATCCGCATCTTCAGCCTTACATTCACAAGATTCACCTTAAATTAAATAGCCCCAGAAGAAGTACTTTTCCTTTTCAATGGCCGGAGCCAAATTATGTAAGGAGAACTCGGTTCGTGGAGCCAGAATCTGTTTCTACTCTTTCTGACCAAGATAAATGCTTGTCATTTAGCAAGGACAGGGCACTGAATCCTAGCATTTCTGGAACTGAACAAGTTTCTCAGTGTTCTACTCAAAGAGCACATGGATTATCCACTTGTTCAGAAGAGAAAATCTATGAATTATCTGTAGGTTGTGTTGGTAACAAATACAATCCTGGTACGAAGTTCTCAACAGTTGAAAGAACACCAAGATTGAGGGCAGTTACAGTTTCTGCCACTGCCAAAAGGCAAACAATGGCACCATCAAAGACAACCTATCCTGGTCCAGACCGAGATTCA CTTCCAGCATCTAAGGGACCATCTGGAAGGTTTTCCTCACCAACAAGAGCCAGAGCGACGACAAACTTGTACACCAATTTCTGTGTCCTTGGAAGTGTGGACTCTCCTAATGTCTCTGTTAATGCACCACGAATCGACAAGATGGCTGAATACCCAATGGCTTACAGTGAGGATCCTTTTTTCCCTGTTCGTGGACCATCATCAACTTCAGCTCGCTTCTCTTCAAGCTCAACACGGAGTACTGCTGATTGCTCCATCACAATGGTCAAGTGTACAATTCAGGAAGACAAAGTTACTGTCCCCAACATTATCAGTGATGCTTGCCCTGGTCCAAAGGCAACTCAATGCCCTTCTGAGCATGTAAAAGCTTGCGTTTCTATTCGCTCCTCTGCTGAGGTGGATCAGCGCCGCTTTGACACGTCATCATACCAGCAACGTGCAGAGGCTTTGGAGGGTTTGCTGGAGTTCAGTGCCAGACTCCTTCAACAACAAAGGTTTGATGAGCTAGGGGTGTTGCTGAAGCCGTTCGGGCCTGAGAAGGTTTCTCCTAGGGAAACAGCTATTTGGTTGACCAAGAGCTTTAAGGAAACTGTGGTCTAA